Proteins encoded together in one Chryseobacterium taklimakanense window:
- the ftsZ gene encoding cell division protein FtsZ, whose translation MENIGTQGFSFDLPKGNSSIIKVIGVGGGGNNALKHMYETGIHGVDFVICNTDAQTLDNNPVANKVQLGVSTTEGLGAGADPEVGEKAAIESIDEIKAALGQNTKMVFITAGMGGGTGTGAAPVIAKVAKEMGILTVGIVTVPFSFEGKRRLEQAESGLDRLRNNVDSLIVINNDKLRQQFGNLGFKQGFSKADEVLTNAAKGMAEVITGYFDINIDFRDAKTVLANSGTALMSTGKASGENKAEEAVKKALDSPLLNDNKITGAKNVLLLIRSGAEEATMDEIGVIMDHIQKEAGHTAEIIFGVGTDEELGDAVSVLVIATGFAKDNPKHDGPTETIKIPLDEASETRVQKESPFRTKAEREEQKIEKFEGKSLFRLDDEEDDAPQFRVSSSEKKMIVEEEPKTQVKFFAEEEEEEIHEPVSFRKEPEMMQEPDLFTYEGFGEELEPQSFSFEVEEPVQKDEPQKSSFSEEKPVEFSFFVNEPVENEPFLKEEKIEEAEQVKNEIPEEPVAKPTPVPAPVYKEQQIITESKVEVKEEFTFISKSTANDKVNERRNKLKEFNSRYQNFDESSDFETVPAFKRKNISIDNFNASEQSINTFLSENNGKMQLRENRFLNKDVD comes from the coding sequence ATGGAAAACATAGGAACACAGGGATTTTCATTTGACTTACCGAAGGGAAATTCATCAATCATAAAAGTTATCGGTGTTGGCGGCGGTGGCAACAATGCTTTGAAGCACATGTACGAAACAGGAATTCACGGTGTAGATTTCGTGATCTGTAATACCGATGCGCAAACACTCGACAATAATCCGGTGGCCAACAAAGTTCAGCTTGGAGTTTCTACTACAGAAGGGCTTGGCGCAGGCGCAGACCCGGAAGTGGGTGAAAAAGCAGCCATCGAAAGTATCGACGAGATTAAAGCGGCTTTGGGGCAAAACACAAAAATGGTCTTCATCACTGCAGGGATGGGAGGTGGAACCGGAACTGGTGCAGCGCCGGTTATTGCAAAGGTTGCCAAGGAAATGGGCATTCTTACCGTAGGAATTGTCACCGTTCCTTTCAGCTTTGAAGGTAAAAGAAGATTGGAGCAGGCAGAAAGCGGGCTAGACAGATTGAGAAATAACGTGGATTCACTTATCGTGATCAATAACGATAAATTACGCCAGCAGTTCGGAAACCTTGGTTTCAAGCAGGGATTCTCGAAAGCTGATGAGGTGCTTACCAACGCTGCGAAAGGTATGGCAGAGGTAATCACCGGATATTTCGATATCAATATCGATTTCCGCGATGCCAAGACCGTTCTTGCAAATTCAGGTACGGCACTGATGTCAACAGGTAAAGCTTCCGGAGAAAATAAAGCTGAGGAAGCCGTGAAAAAAGCGCTTGATTCCCCATTATTGAATGATAACAAAATCACGGGTGCTAAAAACGTTCTCCTTCTCATCAGAAGTGGTGCCGAAGAAGCTACGATGGACGAAATCGGGGTAATCATGGACCACATCCAGAAAGAAGCAGGACATACCGCAGAAATTATTTTTGGTGTTGGAACTGATGAAGAATTGGGTGATGCAGTGAGCGTTTTGGTGATTGCGACAGGTTTTGCGAAAGACAATCCGAAACACGACGGGCCAACAGAAACCATTAAAATTCCTTTGGATGAAGCTTCGGAAACAAGAGTTCAGAAGGAATCTCCATTCAGAACCAAAGCTGAAAGGGAGGAGCAGAAAATTGAGAAATTTGAAGGCAAAAGCCTTTTCAGGTTAGATGATGAGGAAGATGATGCACCGCAGTTCCGGGTGAGCAGTTCTGAAAAAAAAATGATTGTTGAAGAAGAGCCTAAAACTCAGGTAAAATTCTTTGCTGAAGAAGAGGAAGAAGAAATTCATGAACCGGTTTCTTTCAGAAAAGAGCCTGAAATGATGCAGGAGCCCGATTTATTCACTTACGAAGGCTTCGGGGAAGAGCTTGAGCCACAGTCTTTTTCATTTGAAGTTGAAGAACCGGTTCAAAAAGATGAGCCTCAGAAATCATCTTTCTCCGAGGAAAAACCGGTAGAATTCAGCTTCTTTGTAAACGAACCTGTAGAAAATGAGCCATTCCTCAAAGAAGAAAAAATAGAAGAAGCTGAGCAGGTAAAAAACGAAATTCCTGAAGAGCCGGTTGCAAAACCAACTCCGGTTCCGGCACCGGTTTACAAAGAGCAGCAAATTATTACTGAATCCAAAGTTGAGGTAAAAGAAGAATTCACCTTCATCAGCAAATCTACAGCAAACGATAAAGTAAATGAAAGAAGAAACAAGTTGAAGGAATTCAATTCCCGTTACCAGAATTTTGATGAAAGTTCTGATTTTGAGACCGTTCCTGCCTTCAAAAGAAAAAATATTTCCATTGACAACTTCAATGCTTCCGAGCAGAGCATCAATACTTTTCTTTCTGAAAACAACGGAAAAATGCAACTGAGAGAAAACAGATTTTTAAATAAAGATGTTGACTAG
- a CDS encoding GatB/YqeY domain-containing protein, with protein sequence MSLEDTINEAIKTAMREKDKIALDSLRAVKSQILLLKTEGKGAEVSAEQEIAILQRMIKQRKDSYEQFAAQGRNDLAEVEEAQMKVIEQFLPKQLTPEELETEMKAIIAETGAETLKDLGKVMGVASKTLGGKSDGKSISEMAKKLLS encoded by the coding sequence ATGAGTTTAGAAGACACCATCAACGAAGCGATTAAAACCGCAATGCGTGAGAAAGACAAAATAGCTTTGGATTCACTCCGCGCCGTTAAATCGCAGATTCTTCTGCTTAAAACTGAAGGAAAAGGCGCCGAAGTTTCCGCTGAGCAGGAAATTGCAATCCTTCAGAGGATGATCAAGCAGAGAAAAGATTCTTACGAGCAGTTCGCAGCGCAGGGAAGAAATGACCTGGCAGAAGTGGAAGAGGCGCAAATGAAAGTCATCGAGCAATTTCTGCCGAAGCAGTTGACTCCGGAAGAGCTCGAAACAGAGATGAAGGCCATCATCGCCGAAACGGGCGCTGAAACCCTTAAAGATTTAGGAAAAGTAATGGGTGTGGCGTCCAAGACTTTAGGCGGTAAATCTGACGGTAAAAGCATTTCCGAGATGGCGAAGAAACTTCTCTCATAG
- a CDS encoding BrxA/BrxB family bacilliredoxin, protein MYPEELVMPMKAELTDKGFQDLTTAEQVNDALKQSGTTLVMVNSVCGCAAGAARPGVIYSLTGDKKPDQLVTVFAGFDSDAVAEARKHMAPFPPSSPSVALFKDGELVHMLERHHIEGNPAGAIAANLQAAYDEYC, encoded by the coding sequence ATGTATCCAGAAGAATTAGTAATGCCGATGAAGGCTGAACTTACAGATAAAGGGTTCCAGGACCTTACAACAGCAGAACAGGTGAACGATGCGCTTAAGCAATCCGGGACAACATTGGTAATGGTAAATTCCGTGTGTGGTTGTGCAGCCGGAGCTGCAAGACCAGGCGTGATCTATTCCTTAACCGGAGATAAAAAGCCTGACCAACTGGTGACTGTCTTTGCCGGCTTCGACAGCGATGCCGTTGCAGAAGCCAGAAAACACATGGCACCGTTCCCGCCAAGTTCCCCAAGTGTAGCACTTTTCAAGGATGGAGAATTGGTTCATATGCTTGAGAGACACCATATTGAAGGAAATCCGGCAGGTGCCATCGCTGCAAACCTTCAGGCGGCGTACGACGAGTATTGCTAA